The sequence AGGTTCGACATCCATCCGGGGCTGGAATTCAAAAGCGGGGATCAGATATTCTGATACTGCCTGGGGAAAAGAAATGGAAACTGCCGTATCTCGTTTGTTACGGCAGTTTTTTGTTGCATGGCCTTATGCGCGGCAGTATTGAAATAGCGCAGGGGAAACGATATAATGTAAGTTATGTATGAAAAATAAAGGAGCGAGAGCAATGAGGGAAAAATTTTACATCACGACGCCCATCTATTATCCGAGCGATAAGCTGCATATCGGTCATGCCTACTGCACAACGGCGGCCGATTCGATCGCGCGTTTTAAGCGCCAGACGGGCTATGACGTCATGTTCCTGACGGGAACGGACGAACACGGCCAGAAAATCGAAAAGATCGCTACGGAAAAGGGGATGTCGCCCAAAGAATATGTGGATGGGGTCGTGTCGCAGATCAAGGCGTTGTGGGAGCTTATGAATATCACGAACGATGATTTTATACGCACCACCGATAAGCGCCATGAGCAGTGCGTGCAAAAGATTTTCCAAAAGCTCTACGACCAGGGAGATATTTATAAAAGCGAATATGAAAGCTGGTATTGTACGCCGTGCGAAGCGTTCTGGACGGATACGCAGCTTATAGACGGGAAATGTCCGGACTGCGGGCGGGAAGTGCAGCGCGTCAAGGAAGAAAGTTATTTCTTCCGCGCGTCCAAATACGCGGACAAGCTGATCGCGCATATCAAAGAACATCCGGAATTTATCCAGCCAGAATCGCGCAAGAATGAAATGCTTAACAACTTCCTTTTGCCCGGGCTTGAAGACTTATGCGTGTCGCGTTCCTCTTTCAAATGGGGGATTCCGGTGCCCTTTGACAAGGATCACGTGATGTATGTATGGATCGACGCGCTTTCCAACTATATTTCCGCCCTTGGTTATTTATCGGACGACGACAGCAAATTCCAAAAGTATTGGCCCGCGGATCTGCACTTGGTCGGAAAGGAAATCGTACGTTTTCACACGATTACATGGCCGACGATCCTGATGGCGCTCGGTTTGCCCCTGCCAAAGCGCGTATATGGCCACGGATGGCTTACGCTGCAGGGCGGCAAAATGAGCAAAAGCCGAGGCAACGTCGTCGATCCGGTCGTTTTGGTCGGGCGCTACGGTGTGGATGCGATCCGCTATTTCCTCATGCGCGAAGCGCCGCTCGGAAGCGATCTGATGTTTTCCAACGAACTGCTGCTTGCGCGTATCAACGCGGACCTGGCAAACGATCTTGGCAACCTTTTGTCGCGTACGGTCGCGATGATCGATAAATATTTTGGCGGCGAAATTCCGGCCTGTGGCGAGGCGGACGCCGAGGACCAAAAACTGATCGATTTCGCATCGGCGCTGCCGAAGCGGTTTGAGGCGCTGATGAATGAATGGAAAGTGTCCGAGGCGCTCGGCGAAGTATGGCAGTATATCGGCATGCTCAACAAGTATATTGATATTACGATGCCGTGGGCGCTCGCCAAAGACGAGACGCAAAAGCCGCGCCTTGCAAGCGTGATGTATCATCTGGCGGAGGGGCTGAGGATTGTTTCCGTATTGATTGAGAGCGTTATGCCCGAAACTTCTGTTAGAATGCGCGGGCAATTGGGTATCGATAACTGTGGACCGCTTTGCAGCTGGGACAGCATTCTTTCGTATGGCAAAGTGGAAGCGGGTACCAATGTGCTCAAGGGCGCGCCCATCTTCCCGCGAATTGAGATCGATAAAGAGCTTGGGGAGCTGGATAAGCTGATGGCGGCGGCGCGCGAGCAGACCAAAGAAGAAAAGAAAGAAAAGGAACCGGAGCAGATTACGATCGACGATTTTAAAAAAGTACAGCTAAAAACCGCCAGGGTGATCGATTGCGAAAACCTGGAGGGCTCGGATAAGCTGCTGAAGCTGACGGTCAAGTGCGGGGAAGAGAAAAGGACTATCGTATCGGGTATCCGCGAAAGCTTCAGCGCGCGGGAGATGGTTGGGAAGACGGTTGTCATCGTGGCAAACCTAAAGCCTGCCAAACTGCGCGGTACGCTTTCGGAGGGAATGATTCTGGCCGTAGGAGATAACCCTGATATTGCGCTTGTGACCGCAGACAGCGAGGACGGGCTGACCGTAGGGTAACGAAATGAGATTATTTGATACACATACGCATCTTCTGGACGAACGATTTGACGAGGACCGCGAAACGCTGCTTAGGGAGCTTGCGGAACAGGGGATCGAATATATTGTGGAATGCTCCTCGGATATGGGAGACAGCGTGCGCGCGGCGGCGCTTGCAAGGGAGCATTATCCGGTTTATGCCGCTGTTGGCGTGCACCCGCACAGCGCGCAGGAATGGGATGAAACGTCGAAAGACGTATTGCGCTCGCTGAGCAAAGAACAAAAGGTGGTGGCGATCGGAGAGATCGGGCTCGATTACCATTATGATTTTTCGCCGCGCGAAGCACAAAAGAAAGCTTTTGCGCAGCAAATCGAGCTCGCGATTGAGCTTGATCTGCCTATTGTGGTGCACAGCAGAGAAGCGACGATGGATACGATGACGATCCTCAGGCAATATCCCGACGCGCGCGGGGAGATGCATTGCTTTTCGGGCAGCGCGCAGACGGCGAAAGAGCTGGTGGCGATGGGATTTTATATCGCCTTTGGCGGTTCGCTCACCTTTAAAAACGCGCGTAAAACGATTGAGGCGGCGCAGGCAGTTCCCTTAGAGCGGCTGCTTTTGGAGACGGATTGCCCGTATATGACGCCGGTACCCTTGCGGGGCAGGCGGAACCAGCCGGCCTATGTCCGTTATGTGGCGGAAAAGATGGCGGAAATAAGGGACATGGATACGGAAGAAATCGCGCGGCTCACTCTGGAAAACGCCAAACGATTTTTTGGAATTGCTTAAAGGAGAAAGTTTTGGACAATACATATACGTATAAGATCGGCAACGCGACCTATATCAACCTGACTAACCAATGCACGAACGATTGCGATTTCTGCGTGCGCCGGACGGAAAAGGGAGTTGCGGGATATGATTTATGGCTGGAAAAAGAACCGTCGGCACAGGAGGTCATTGACGAATTGAAAAAGGACCCGGGAGACGTGGTTTTCTGCGGATATGGGGAACCGACGATCAAGATCGACGAACTCAAGGAAGTGGCGGCATACGTAAAAAGTTATGGCGGACATACGCGCATCAATACCAACGGACATGCCAGCGTTTACCACGGGCGGGATATTGCGCGGGAGCTGGCCGGCTTGATCGACGAGGTGTCCATCAGCCTGAACGAAGCGGATGCGCGTAAATATGAGGCTGTGGTGCACAGCAAATACGGCGAGGATGGTTTTCGCTATATGATCGATTTTGCGCGGGACTGCGTGAAATACGGGATCAAGACGACGCTTTCCGTGGTAGACATCATCAGTCCGGAGGATATCGAGATATGCCGGAAAATCGCGGAAGATGTGGGCGCGCGCTTCAGGGTGCGGCATTATATTTCATAAAAGACAAAAGAGGCTGCCTTACGGCAGCCTCTTTTTTGTGCTTTTTTATTCGGCGGGCGCTTTTACCGGCGCGCGCCGCGTGAGCAGCCAGCCAAGGAACAGGAATATGGCGGACAGGAGGAGGAAGAACAAAGCTGCGTTGGCCGTATTTGTCATCCAATCGCCAAAGGCAAGGAGCGCAACGCCGGCAGAATAAAGAGGCGCGTCCGGATGGAAGCTTAAGGCGCCCGCAAGGAAAGCGATTACAGCCGCAGGTACGCCGATAGAAACGATGATCTTTGCCGCGGTATTCATCCGGTAATATGCGCCGGCCAGGAAGTAGCCGAAAACCATGAAAAACAGGTAGACCGTGAAGAAAAACACGAACAATACGATAAAGGATCCCGCAAACTGCGAGCTTGCGCCGGACGTTCCGAAAAAATATGGGATCGCGTCGAAAAGAATGCTCAAAAGCGACGTTACGACGGCGGCGGCGAGGGCGAACAATAAGAAACTGACGTAGTGCGTGCGGCGGGAAACGCCGTTTGAGATGGCAAGACGGATATTCTCCCCAAAGCTTGCGAGGCCTAATACAAAGAGGAAGACCAGGGCGAAAGGGAAAGTTGCCATGTTGAAAGAACCGAGGGAAGAGCTTATTATGATACCAGTTGTGCTGGCGGACGGAACGGCGCCAAAAGTCCTGTCAGAACCCGTTTGACCGGAAAAGAGAAGAGAAAGCGCGATCGTCGCGACCGCTACGATCAGGTAGAATATCAGAAAAGCAAGGCGGTTTGATTTCCATTGCCAGAAAAGCATTTTTTTCAGTCTCATTTTGATTTCATCCTTTCTTATGAGTTGGTCAGGTGAATAAAGAGCTGCTGCAGGTCAAGGGGGGTAACCGTAAGTTCCGGCGGAACGTTCCCGCGCTCTCCAAGAACGTGCGCGACCATCAGGCCGCCGAGTTCCTGTGTGCCTAATATTTGCTTTCCCGCGCACCATGCGCCGACCGAATCCTTGCGGCCGGAGACGGTAAAGCCCATTTTTCGGACCTCCTCCGTATCACGGTCCAAAAGAATCCCGCCGTTCCTTAAGATCACAACGCGGTCAACGATGCCCGCGACTTCCTCGATCAGGTGCGTAGAAAGGACCACCGTGCAGGGTCGCTGCGCGTACAACCTAAGAAGCTCGTCATAGAAAAGCTGCCGGTGGTTTGCGTCCAGCCCCAAGACCGGCTCGTCAAACAACAGGTATTCCGCGCCCGAAGCTAAGGTGATAATCAGTTTGGAAACAGAACGGTAGCCGGTGGAAAGTTTGCCGATTTTTTTCCTGGGATCCAAAGAGAATTTTTCCGCAAGAGCATACGCGTAGTCCATATCAAATTCCGGATAAAACAGTTTTGACCATTCAAAGATACGCCGTACAGGAATGGCGGATTCGTAGAGTGTGTCCTCGCTCATATAAGAAATTAATTGCAAGGCCCGGTCGTTTTCCATGACCGGCATACCGCCGGCATACACAAATCCCTCGGTGGGGAACAGGCGGTTGGTCACAAGGTTTAGCAGCGTGGATTTTCCGGCGCCGTTGCGGCCTAAAAGCCCGTAAATGTGATTGCTTTCAAAGGAGACGCTTACATGGTCGAGCGCCGTTACCTCTTTGAATTTTTTGGTTACATTCTTCAGTTCAATCATTTTTTGCTCCTTTCGCGATCATACCGATCAGTTCATCAGAACTGATACCAAGTTTTGCCGCTTCACCCAACAGCCGCAAAATGTAGTCCTCATAAAAGGATTGCCGTCTTTTTTTAAGGACCGCCTGCGCGGCTCCCTGTTTTACAAACATACCGACTCCTCGTTTCTTGTATAATATGCCGCCGTCCACCAGCAGCGTCATGCCTTTCAAAACCGTGGCGGGGTTGATGTGGTAGAGGGTCGAAATCTCCGTTGTAGAGGGAATTTGCGACTCTTCCGCAAATGCGCCGGACAGGATGGAGTCTTCGATCTGTGCGGAAATCTGCAGGTAGATGGGGGTATCGCTTTCAAAATCGATGTTCATTTCATCCTCCTTTAGCATAGTTGGTTAATTACTTATGTAACTAACTATAAAACGAGCGGCGCCATTTGTCAATCATTTTGCAAAAAAAAGAACCGCAAGCGCGGTTCTTAAAATACGATATGATGATTACAGCTCTTTTTGCAGCATCAGAATCTCCTCGCCGTTGAGGATTTCGCTTTGCATACTGTCGCTTGCAACGAAGCCCAGATGTTCGCGGTAGATTTTAAGAGCGCGGTAGTTGGAGGGATCGACGTTTACTTCTACAAGCTTGATACCAAACGTCTTCATATCCGCGAAAGCGATATTGAGCAGAGAAGTACCGAGATTGGGATTTGCCTGCGGATCTAAGATATTGATACTGTGCAGGAAAACCTTGTCCGGATTGTCGAAATTACGCATAAAATAAACGGCTCCTAAAATCTCGTCGTACTCCACGGCGACATATACGCGCGCGTGGCGGAGCATGGCGATGAGGTCAAAGACGTCGAGACCGCCCGCCTCGTAGGACGAATTTTCTATTTGGATGAGCTGTTCCACGAGATCAAAATCCCGCTCTTTTATATGAAAATATTCAATTGCCATAATTGCACATTCCTCCAATAAGGTTGTTTTGAAGCGTTAACCATTCTTCAAAATTATACATAGGTTTGGCGGGTTTTGCAATAGCTACCTTTGAAACAGGGACGGGAGATCCTGCATGACACGGGCGGAATACTGCGCGAAGCGCGCGTCTTTTTCCGGATAGTCGCTGCGCAGGAGCAATTTCTCAGCGATGCTGAAAGCGTCTGCTTTGCCGACGATGACATGGTCGAGGAATCCGATTTCAAGCGCGTCCATCGCTTTTAAGATACGCTGCGTGGTCTCGACGTCATTTTTGCTCGGTTGCGCGCTGCCGCCGGGATGGTTGTGCGCGATGATCACCTTGTCCGCGCCGCTGCGGACAACGCTTTCGGTAATATGCCGGATATAAACGGGTGTTTCCGTGGCCGTACCACGGCTTAAAAGTTCCGTATGGATGACGCTGAAGTGAGCGTCGAGGCAGATGACATAAAATTGCTCCTCTGTTTTATCTGTAAGCAGGTCCTGCGCATAGCGGATCGCGGAATC comes from Christensenellaceae bacterium and encodes:
- a CDS encoding hypothetical protein (frameshifted, deletion at around 898189;~possible pseudo due to internal stop codon), whose translation is MDNTYTYKIGNATYINLTNQCTNDCDFCVRRTEKGVAGYDLWLEKEPSAQEVIDELKKDPGDVVFCGYGEPTIKIDELKEVAAYVKSYGGHTRINTNGHASVYHGRDIARELAGLIDEVSISLNEADARKYEAVVHSKYGEDGFRYMIDFARDCVKYGIKTTLSVVDIISPEDIEICRKIAEDVGARFRVRHYIS
- a CDS encoding ABC transporter ATP-binding protein; amino-acid sequence: MIELKNVTKKFKEVTALDHVSVSFESNHIYGLLGRNGAGKSTLLNLVTNRLFPTEGFVYAGGMPVMENDRALQLISYMSEDTLYESAIPVRRIFEWSKLFYPEFDMDYAYALAEKFSLDPRKKIGKLSTGYRSVSKLIITLASGAEYLLFDEPVLGLDANHRQLFYDELLRLYAQRPCTVVLSTHLIEEVAGIVDRVVILRNGGILLDRDTEEVRKMGFTVSGRKDSVGAWCAGKQILGTQELGGLMVAHVLGERGNVPPELTVTPLDLQQLFIHLTNS
- a CDS encoding deoxyribonuclease, with the protein product MRLFDTHTHLLDERFDEDRETLLRELAEQGIEYIVECSSDMGDSVRAAALAREHYPVYAAVGVHPHSAQEWDETSKDVLRSLSKEQKVVAIGEIGLDYHYDFSPREAQKKAFAQQIELAIELDLPIVVHSREATMDTMTILRQYPDARGEMHCFSGSAQTAKELVAMGFYIAFGGSLTFKNARKTIEAAQAVPLERLLLETDCPYMTPVPLRGRRNQPAYVRYVAEKMAEIRDMDTEEIARLTLENAKRFFGIA
- the metG gene encoding methionine--tRNA ligase, whose product is MREKFYITTPIYYPSDKLHIGHAYCTTAADSIARFKRQTGYDVMFLTGTDEHGQKIEKIATEKGMSPKEYVDGVVSQIKALWELMNITNDDFIRTTDKRHEQCVQKIFQKLYDQGDIYKSEYESWYCTPCEAFWTDTQLIDGKCPDCGREVQRVKEESYFFRASKYADKLIAHIKEHPEFIQPESRKNEMLNNFLLPGLEDLCVSRSSFKWGIPVPFDKDHVMYVWIDALSNYISALGYLSDDDSKFQKYWPADLHLVGKEIVRFHTITWPTILMALGLPLPKRVYGHGWLTLQGGKMSKSRGNVVDPVVLVGRYGVDAIRYFLMREAPLGSDLMFSNELLLARINADLANDLGNLLSRTVAMIDKYFGGEIPACGEADAEDQKLIDFASALPKRFEALMNEWKVSEALGEVWQYIGMLNKYIDITMPWALAKDETQKPRLASVMYHLAEGLRIVSVLIESVMPETSVRMRGQLGIDNCGPLCSWDSILSYGKVEAGTNVLKGAPIFPRIEIDKELGELDKLMAAAREQTKEEKKEKEPEQITIDDFKKVQLKTARVIDCENLEGSDKLLKLTVKCGEEKRTIVSGIRESFSAREMVGKTVVIVANLKPAKLRGTLSEGMILAVGDNPDIALVTADSEDGLTVG
- a CDS encoding GntR family transcriptional regulator; translation: MNIDFESDTPIYLQISAQIEDSILSGAFAEESQIPSTTEISTLYHINPATVLKGMTLLVDGGILYKKRGVGMFVKQGAAQAVLKKRRQSFYEDYILRLLGEAAKLGISSDELIGMIAKGAKND